In one Drosophila pseudoobscura strain MV-25-SWS-2005 chromosome X, UCI_Dpse_MV25, whole genome shotgun sequence genomic region, the following are encoded:
- the mib1 gene encoding E3 ubiquitin-protein ligase mind-bomb — protein MSCAATLSAAKDTTNAANASGAPTSGTSSTAAVGVVVSSGGAGNVAAVAGGTTASTAAAGGGASAGASSAAAVARRFSMEGVGARVIRGPDWKWNKQDGGEGHVGTVRNFESAEEVVVVWDNGTAANYRCAGAYDLRILDSAPTGVKHEGTMCDTCRQQPIFGIRWKCAECINYDLCSICYHGDKHHLRHRFYRITTPGGERTMLEPRRKSKKVLARGIFPGARVVRGVDWQWEDQDGGVGRRGKVNEIQDWSSASPRSAAYVIWDNGSKNLYRVGFEGMADLKVVNDAKGSNVYRDHLPLLGENGPGKGPHGFQIGDKVTVDLDLEIVQSLQHGHGGWTDGMFECLSNAGMVVGIDEDHDIVVAYNSGNRWTFNPAVLTKVSSPTTAPPEFQVGDIVKICSDVESIKILQRGHGEWADAMQLTLGKIGRVQQVYHDNDLKVEVGNTSWTYNPLAVCKVASSTADGNCAPVIPSGERLSAILKKLFEPNISGDATEEFVKAAANGFAARCEEYLAGAAAGQQPSTSSASPSAAGPDVNVNGVFAGHTALQAASQNGHTEVIQVLLRHAVDVEIEDKDGDRAVHHAAFGDEAAVIEILAKAGADLNARNKRRQTSLHIAVNKGHLNVVKTLLTLGCHPSLQDSEGDTPLHDAISKEHDEMLSLLLDFGADITLNNNNGFNALHHAALKGNPSAMKILLTKTNRPWIVEEKKDDGYTALHLAALNNHVEIAELLVHMGKANMDRQNVNLQTALHLAVERQHVQIVKLLVQDGADLNIPDKDGDTPLHEALRHHTLSQLKQLQDVEGFGKLLMGLRNANNKKASASIACFLAANGADLTLKNRKQQTPLDLCPDPNLCKTLVKCYNERKTDDSELPGNVAGTSLNARARAAAGGGASGGGGGPAAIMHQSSSASLPPAPAASASASSSSFGLNGLNSDMSQSLHVEPLKTGGTSLEECMVCSDAKRDTVFKPCGHVSCCDTCAPRVKKCLICRETVSSREKIDECMVCSDRRAAVFFRPCGHMVACEHCSVLMKKCVLCRTQVDEMLSFSLCCGGIGRPEKVTSNAAVSQLICQLPEVGEKFMEASAIPCVNTSGHSVAMNNTVVTPVAGSSNQLNSQNNLLVAAAAASSNLAASSGMVAPSNVNNFQMDDVQKLKQQLQDIKEQTMCPVCFDRIKNMVFLCGHGTCQMCGDQIEGCPICRKTVEKRILLF, from the exons ATGTCTTGCGCCGCAACTTTGTCTGCGGCTAAAGACACAACAAATGCTGCAAATGCCAGCGGAGCACCAACGTCGGGCACCTCATCGACAGCAGCTGTGGGTGTGGTAGTGAGCAGTGGTGGTGCTGGTAACGTTGCAGCGGTTGCAGGTGGCACGACGGCgtccacagcagcagctggcggtGGTGCAAGCGCCGGTGCCAGCTCAGCGGCTGCCGTCGCCAGACGCTTCTCCATGGAGGGCGTCGGGGCACGGGTCATTCGCGGTCCGGACTGGAAGTGGAACAAACAG GACGGCGGCGAAGGTCACGTTGGCACTGTCCGCAACTTTGAGTCCGCCGAGGAGGTGGTCGTTGTCTGGGACAATGGCACCGCTGCCAACTACCGCTGCGCTGGGGCCTACGATCTGCGTATCCTGGACAGTGCTCCGACCGGCGTGAAGCATGAGGGCACCATGTGCGACACCTGTCGCCAGCAGCCCATCTTCGGCATACGCTGGAAGTGCGCCGAGTGCATCAATTACGACTTGTGCTCGATTTGCTATCACGGCGACAAGCATCATCTGAGGCATCGCTTCTATAGGATTACGACCCCGGGCGGGGAGCGCACAATGCTGGAGCCGCGTCGCAAATCGAAGAAGGTGCTGGCCAGGGGCATCTTTCCGGGCGCCCGTGTGGTGCGTGGCGTCGACTGGCAGTGGGAGGACCAGGACGGTGGCGTGGGACGCCGCGGAAAGGTGAATGAGATCCAGGATTGGTCCTCGGCATCGCCCCGATCGGCAGCCTACGTCATCTGGGACAATGGCTCCAAGAATCTCTATCGCGTTGGCTTCGAGGGCATGGCCGACCTGAAGGTCGTCAACGATGCCAAAGGCAGCAATGTCTATCGGGATCACCTTCCGCTGCTGGGGGAGAATGGGCCCGGCAAAGGACCCCACGGCTTCCAGATTGGGGATAAAGTCACTGTGGACTTGGACCTGGAAATTGTCCAGTCCCTGCAGCACGGCCACGGCGGCTGGACAGACGGCATGTTCGAGTGCCTGAGCAATGCCGGCATGGTCGTCGGCATCGACGAGGATCACGACATTGTGGTGGCCTACAACTCTGGCAATCGGTGGACCTTCAATCCGGCTGTCCTCACCAAGGTCTCATCGCCGACCACCGCCCCACCAGAGTTCCAGGTGGGTGACATTGTCAAGATCTGCTCGGATGTGGAGAGTATCAAGATACTTCAACGCGGCCACGGCGAATGGGCCGATGCCATGCAGCTGACCCTCGGCAAGATTGGACGCGTCCAGCAGGTGTACCACGACAATGACCTCAAGGTGGAGGTGGGCAACACATCCTGGACGTACAACCCGCTGGCCGTCTGCAAGGTGGCCTCCTCCACGGCCGACGGCAACTGTGCCCCGGTCATACCCAGTGGCGAGCGGCTTTCGGCCATTCTTAAGAAGCTATTCGAACCGAATATCTCGGGCGATGCCACCGAGGAGTTTGTCAAGGCGGCTGCCAATGGATTTGCG GCCCGCTGCGAGGAGTACttggctggagctgctgctggacaacAGCCCTCCACATCGAGCGCCTCGCCCAGCGCCGCTGGACCAGATGTGAATGTGAACGGGGTGTTTGCCGGTCACACGGCCctccaggcagccagccagaaTGGTCATACCGAGGTCATACAAGTGCTCCTTCGTCACGCCGTCGATGTGGAAATCGAGGACAAGGATGGCGACCGGGCCGTCCATCATGCGGCCTTTGGCGATGAGGCGGCTGTCATTGAAATTCTGGCGAAGGCTGGAGCCGATCTGAATGCGCGCAACAAGCGGCGGCAGACCTCCCTCCACATAGCCGTCAACAAGGGGCACTTGAATGTGGTGAAGACGCTCCTTACACTTGGGTGTCATCCGAGTCTGCAGGATTCCGAGGGCGATACGCCGCTGCATGATGCCATCTCGAAGGAGCACGATGAGATgctatcgctgctgctggacttTGGGGCGGACATAAcgctcaacaacaacaatggcttCAATGCACTCCACCATGCCGCTCTAAAGGGTAATCCCAGCGCCATGAAGATACTGCTGACCAAAACGAATCGCCCCTGGATTGTGGAGGAGAAGAAGGACGATGGCTATACGGCCCTGCATCTGGCCGCCCTTAACAATCACGTGGAGATCGCCGAACTGCTGGTGCACATGGGCAAGGCCAACATGGACAGGCAGAATGTAAACCTTCAGACGGCCCTCCATCTGGCCGTGGAGCGGCAGCATGTGCAGATTGTCAAGCTGCTCGTGCAAGATGGCGCCGATCTGAACATACCCGATAAGGATGGGGACACGCCCCTGCACGAGGCACTGCGCCATCACACGCTCTCGCAGCTGAAGCAGCTCCAGGATGTGGAGGGATTCGGCAAGCTTCTAATGGGCCTGCGCAATGCCAACAACAAGAAGGCGTCGGCCTCGATTGCCTGCTTTCTGGCCGCCAATGGAGCAGATCTGACCCTCAAGAATCGCAAACAGCAAACGCCATTAGATCTTTGCCCAGATCCGAACCTCTGCAAGACCCTCGTCAAGTGCTACAACGAGCGCAAGACCGATGACTCGGAGTTGCCCGGAAATGTGGCCGGCACCAGCCTGaatgccagagccagggcagcagctggtggcggtgccagcggcggcggtggaggcCCCGCGGCTATCATGCATCAATCGTCTTCGGCCAGCCTGCCGCCAGCTCCAGCGGCATCCGCCTCCGCGTCGTCTTCATCGTTCGGCCTGAATGGCCTCAACTCGGACATGAGCCAGTCCCTCCACGTGGAACCTTTGAAGACCGGGGGAACCAGTCTGGAGGAGTGCATGGTCTGCTCGGACGCCAAGCGGGATACGGTCTTCAAGCCCTGCGGCCACGTCAGCTGCTGCGACACGTGTGCCCCCCGCGTGAAGAAGTGCCTCATCTGCCGCGAGACGGTCTCCTCCCGCGAGAAGATTGACGAGTGCATGGTCTGCTCCGACCGACGGGCGGCCGTCTTTTTCCGCCCCTGCGGCCACATGGTGGCCTGCGAACACTGCAGTGTTCTCATGAAGAAGTGCGTCCTCTGTCGCACCCAAGTGGACGAGATGCTCTCCTTCAGCCTCTGCTGTGGCGGCATTGGGCGGCCAGAGAAGGTCACATCTAACGCCGCAGTCTCTCAGCTCATCTGCCAACTGCCAGAAGTTGGGGAGAAGTTCATGGAGGCATCGGCCATACCATGCGTGAACACCTCTGGCCACAGCGTAGCCATGAACAACACGGTGGTGACGCccgtggcaggcagcagcaatcAGTTGAATAGCCAAAACAATCTGCTGgtcgctgctgcggctgcttccTCAAATCTCGCGGCTTCCAGTGGCATGGTGGCCCCATCCAATGTCAACAATTTCCAAATGGACGATGTGCAGAAGctcaagcagcagctgcaggacaTCAAGGAGCAG